A window from Bacteroidota bacterium encodes these proteins:
- a CDS encoding potassium channel family protein, with product MKYGTKHSQILFFFCSLSFIILASGLFQGSGYEFFFSLAYCLAMIQGPYIVFRRRSYLLISGILVLFSWGLNQWARASDEHLVRIISGINWTLFNGYITWLMHRYTRRTERVELDHILVVVITYILIGLTYSSAYVNLLFIDPTSFNIDPALLQSEKEAWQVLLYYSFMTLTTVGYGDITPHTHLARMLASSEAIMGVMFIAIFVARMISMYVGDRSR from the coding sequence ATGAAATACGGTACAAAGCATTCACAGATTCTCTTTTTCTTTTGCTCCCTATCCTTTATCATACTGGCAAGTGGCCTCTTTCAGGGTTCTGGCTACGAGTTCTTTTTTTCGCTAGCCTACTGCCTGGCTATGATCCAGGGACCCTATATCGTTTTTCGCCGCCGTAGCTACCTGCTTATCTCGGGCATCCTGGTGCTCTTTAGTTGGGGCCTTAATCAGTGGGCCCGGGCATCGGATGAACACCTGGTCCGGATCATCAGTGGGATAAACTGGACCCTCTTCAATGGATACATTACCTGGCTGATGCACCGCTATACACGCCGCACGGAACGCGTGGAGCTGGACCATATTCTGGTCGTAGTCATCACCTACATCCTCATTGGGCTCACTTACTCCTCCGCCTATGTCAACCTACTGTTCATAGACCCCACCTCCTTCAACATAGACCCCGCCCTGCTACAAAGTGAGAAAGAGGCGTGGCAGGTGCTGCTCTACTACAGTTTCATGACGCTAACTACGGTGGGCTATGGCGACATCACGCCACACACACATCTAGCCCGCATGCTGGCCAGCTCCGAGGCCATAATGGGGGTTATGTTTATTGCCATTTTTGTGGCGCGGATGATAAGCATGTATGTGGGCGACCGCTCCCGCTAG
- a CDS encoding TolC family protein yields the protein MRRLRAHLCVALLLATTAAAGSARAQRVLSLQDCIQLAMARNLQLQQQAVVQDNSQLNLRQAQLNYLPSLNGNVNANRQFGTTFDSFTFTRTNQATSTLRFSANASLPLFEGLSRYYSLQQQQASQYAEQANARKQENQVLTRVLSLYLQRVLDEATLRISGERLALIRRQLEQAQRRQAAGATTEAEVLNLKGQLATEQRSQMQAQNQHDRNQLLLLHALLLGPDTSYVFLTPDTASLPLDAPMPPLSLVQQQAMAHMPELTEAEQRLRAAQLGSQVSRASLSPRLSFNAGLGSNYSSNVEDLLGEQGNLRNQLDDNLFQSIGLSLDIPLFNGYQARNNWQLAKNQVRTASLNRQLVEQQLQQDVQQAWLDVRAAREQHQATSRQLEALSLAYQFAEKRYEAGALDFYAYIEALNRYNQAQIDLLQAHFEYYFRQKILLLYQGTPLSF from the coding sequence ATGAGGCGCCTGCGCGCCCACCTATGTGTGGCCCTGCTGCTGGCCACCACAGCCGCCGCCGGCAGTGCGCGTGCCCAGCGTGTGCTCAGCTTGCAGGACTGTATCCAGTTGGCCATGGCCCGAAACCTGCAGCTACAGCAGCAGGCTGTGGTGCAGGACAATAGCCAGCTAAACCTGCGCCAGGCCCAGCTGAACTACCTGCCCAGCCTGAACGGCAACGTAAATGCCAATCGGCAGTTTGGCACCACCTTCGATTCCTTCACCTTCACCCGCACCAACCAGGCTACCAGCACCCTCCGCTTCTCGGCCAACGCCAGCCTACCCCTCTTCGAGGGGCTGAGCCGCTACTACAGCCTGCAGCAGCAGCAGGCCAGCCAGTATGCCGAGCAAGCCAACGCCCGCAAGCAGGAGAACCAGGTGCTGACCCGTGTGCTAAGCCTGTACCTGCAGCGCGTGCTGGACGAGGCTACGCTGCGCATTAGCGGCGAGCGGCTGGCCCTCATCCGCCGCCAGCTGGAACAGGCACAGCGGCGCCAGGCAGCAGGGGCCACCACCGAGGCCGAAGTGCTGAACCTGAAAGGCCAGCTAGCCACCGAGCAGCGCAGCCAGATGCAGGCCCAGAACCAGCACGACCGAAACCAGCTGCTGCTACTCCACGCCCTGCTGCTGGGGCCCGATACCAGCTATGTGTTTCTGACCCCCGACACCGCAAGCCTGCCACTGGATGCCCCCATGCCCCCACTCAGCCTGGTGCAGCAGCAGGCCATGGCCCATATGCCCGAGCTAACCGAGGCCGAACAGCGCCTGCGGGCCGCCCAGCTGGGCAGCCAGGTGAGCAGGGCCAGCCTAAGCCCACGCCTGAGCTTTAACGCCGGGCTGGGTAGCAACTACAGCAGCAACGTGGAAGACCTGCTGGGCGAACAAGGCAACCTGCGAAACCAGCTGGACGATAATCTCTTTCAATCCATTGGGCTCAGCCTGGATATCCCGCTCTTCAATGGCTACCAGGCACGGAACAACTGGCAGCTAGCTAAAAACCAGGTGCGTACGGCCAGCCTGAACCGCCAGCTGGTGGAGCAGCAGCTGCAGCAGGACGTGCAGCAGGCCTGGCTAGACGTACGTGCAGCCCGTGAGCAGCACCAGGCCACCAGCCGCCAGCTAGAGGCACTAAGCCTGGCCTACCAGTTTGCCGAAAAACGCTACGAAGCCGGTGCACTAGACTTCTATGCCTATATAGAGGCCCTGAACCGATACAACCAGGCGCAGATAGACCTGCTGCAAGCCCATTTTGAATACTACTTCCGGCAGAAGATATTGCTCCTCTATCAAGGTACACCCCTCTCCTTTTGA
- the sdaAB gene encoding L-serine ammonia-lyase, iron-sulfur-dependent subunit beta: MSEGSSIFDMIGPIMIGPSSSHTAGVVRIGRVARKLLKATPEHVTITWYNSFATTYEGHGSDRALIGGLMDFKTDDERIRDALKLAEAQAMQIHMKRIGSSSKMHPNTIRLAATAGDRSFELVGISRGGGLITIAEINGYPCNFTAQAHTLILQAEDRRGSIAFITSVLAHEDCNIATMTVSRRAKNETALLCLEMDSGLRPLTLDYLRNLSWVQDLNYIPDIDL, encoded by the coding sequence ATGTCTGAGGGCAGTAGCATATTCGATATGATCGGGCCGATAATGATCGGGCCCAGTAGCAGCCACACCGCCGGCGTGGTGCGCATAGGCCGGGTGGCACGCAAGCTGCTGAAGGCCACGCCCGAGCACGTAACCATCACCTGGTACAACAGTTTTGCCACTACCTATGAGGGCCACGGCAGCGACCGGGCGCTGATAGGCGGGCTGATGGACTTCAAGACCGACGACGAACGAATAAGAGACGCCCTGAAGCTGGCCGAGGCGCAGGCTATGCAGATCCACATGAAGCGCATAGGCAGCAGCAGCAAGATGCACCCCAATACGATACGCCTGGCTGCCACAGCAGGAGACCGCAGCTTTGAGCTGGTAGGCATCAGCCGGGGTGGGGGCCTGATCACCATTGCCGAGATCAATGGCTACCCCTGCAACTTCACGGCACAGGCCCACACGCTCATCCTGCAGGCGGAGGACCGCCGGGGCAGCATTGCCTTCATCACCAGCGTGCTGGCCCACGAGGACTGCAACATTGCCACCATGACCGTGAGCCGCCGGGCCAAAAATGAAACGGCCCTGCTGTGCCTGGAGATGGACAGTGGCCTGCGCCCCCTTACGCTGGACTACCTGCGAAACCTGAGCTGGGTGCAAGACCTGAACTACATACCCGATATAGACCTATGA
- a CDS encoding Ig-like domain-containing protein yields MQPPLCIGAGLRRHFWLGLQCIGCFLLIRCASVQAPQGGPRDQQGPLLMRVSPPHQQTGIRPRRILFQFDEYLDAKSASQAVFISPVQQNSPDIWIKNRRLHIRLRDSLLPGTTYVISLNSQLKDFHEGTPIAQPYTYAFSTGSQIDTGYVAGHITNAHTGQAAGGYLALLYPADSVVEGSTAEYQRIRPLYASQAGPDGSFRLGYIRPGRYRLLAVQDGDNSNSYSLGTESIAVLADNLFVLSADTTAWHAELTAFAPDEQGPQVVTVVPASTTALRLTLNEPLSQVQAIRTAGGASLPFRLDPKTPTQLLVGAHWQQAADSLLLSLIGLTDTAGNRTDSLLTLEIAPDWRLPGRRQLRPSIQPGPDPYTYELQLPGLPDSLAYQQLSVSGGDTLASGSWALWDLSQPLGPRLMLDKYYPDTLWITLPQDSLWRDSARVLPLVMTKPEALARLQLPVATAAPAVLELWQGAVRMGARIALPAGTDTLLVWPYLPAQPVQVHIIHDRDGNGLWTPGRLHPYRAPEGYYRWPEQIGLRPGWEITAPKLIYPPRQ; encoded by the coding sequence ATGCAACCTCCCTTGTGTATAGGGGCCGGTCTACGCCGGCACTTCTGGCTGGGCCTTCAGTGTATCGGCTGCTTCCTGCTTATTCGGTGTGCATCCGTACAGGCCCCCCAGGGGGGCCCACGCGACCAGCAGGGCCCGCTGCTGATGCGTGTCAGCCCGCCCCATCAGCAGACGGGGATACGGCCCCGGCGCATCCTCTTTCAGTTTGATGAATATCTGGATGCGAAAAGTGCGAGCCAGGCGGTCTTCATCTCGCCAGTGCAGCAGAATAGCCCGGATATCTGGATCAAAAACCGCCGGCTGCACATCCGGCTGCGCGATAGCCTGCTGCCCGGCACCACCTATGTGATCAGCCTGAATAGCCAGCTGAAGGACTTTCATGAAGGCACGCCCATTGCCCAGCCCTACACCTACGCCTTCAGCACCGGCAGCCAGATCGATACAGGCTATGTGGCAGGCCACATTACGAATGCCCATACGGGCCAAGCAGCGGGGGGCTACCTGGCACTGCTGTACCCGGCCGATAGTGTGGTGGAGGGAAGCACAGCGGAGTACCAGCGCATTCGGCCCCTGTACGCCAGCCAGGCCGGCCCAGATGGCAGCTTCCGCTTGGGCTATATTCGCCCGGGGCGCTATCGGCTACTGGCTGTGCAAGACGGAGACAACAGCAACAGCTATAGCCTGGGCACAGAGTCTATTGCGGTGCTGGCGGACAATCTCTTTGTGCTAAGTGCCGACACCACAGCCTGGCATGCAGAGCTGACGGCCTTCGCACCCGACGAGCAGGGGCCCCAGGTGGTAACGGTGGTACCCGCAAGCACTACGGCCCTGCGGCTAACGCTGAACGAGCCCCTCAGCCAGGTGCAGGCCATACGCACGGCAGGCGGAGCTAGCCTGCCCTTCCGGCTGGATCCCAAAACCCCCACGCAGCTGCTGGTGGGGGCCCACTGGCAGCAGGCTGCCGATAGCCTGCTGCTTTCGCTCATTGGGCTGACGGATACTGCGGGCAATCGTACTGATAGCCTGCTGACACTGGAGATAGCGCCAGACTGGCGGCTGCCTGGCCGCCGCCAGCTGCGGCCCAGCATACAGCCGGGGCCCGACCCCTATACCTATGAACTGCAACTGCCTGGGCTGCCAGACAGCCTGGCCTACCAACAGCTGAGCGTAAGCGGGGGCGATACGCTGGCGAGCGGCAGCTGGGCACTGTGGGACCTGAGCCAACCCCTGGGCCCGAGGCTCATGCTGGACAAGTACTATCCGGATACGCTGTGGATTACCCTGCCCCAGGATAGCCTATGGAGAGACAGTGCGCGGGTACTACCCCTGGTAATGACCAAGCCGGAGGCACTGGCCCGGCTACAGCTGCCTGTGGCTACAGCCGCGCCAGCCGTGCTGGAGCTGTGGCAGGGAGCTGTGCGGATGGGGGCACGTATTGCCCTGCCAGCCGGTACCGATACCCTGCTGGTGTGGCCCTACCTGCCGGCCCAGCCGGTACAGGTACACATCATCCACGACCGGGATGGGAACGGCCTGTGGACCCCCGGCCGCCTGCACCCCTACCGTGCGCCAGAGGGCTACTATCGCTGGCCCGAGCAGATCGGCCTACGGCCTGGCTGGGAGATAACCGCACCCAAACTGATATACCCACCGCGCCAGTAG
- a CDS encoding potassium channel family protein has product MLIFSSWGFQLLAKLLASSSLGILSSINWTIFNGYVAWLMLRYTLRTERVGRDHLLVVVITYILIGLTYACAYTTLEYLDPQSFNIDFATAISEVEIWQQLLYFSYMTLGSVGYGDILPQTHFSRMLAISEAIAGIMFMAIFVARMVSLYAAERDR; this is encoded by the coding sequence ATGCTGATTTTTTCAAGCTGGGGTTTTCAGCTACTGGCCAAGCTACTGGCCAGTAGCTCCCTCGGAATTTTAAGTTCTATAAACTGGACCATTTTTAATGGATATGTTGCCTGGCTGATGCTGCGATACACCCTACGTACCGAGCGGGTAGGTCGAGACCATCTTCTGGTGGTAGTTATTACGTATATCCTCATCGGCCTAACGTATGCCTGTGCTTACACTACGCTGGAGTACCTGGATCCTCAGTCTTTTAACATTGACTTTGCCACTGCAATCAGCGAGGTAGAGATATGGCAGCAGTTGCTCTACTTCAGTTATATGACACTAGGGTCCGTGGGCTATGGCGACATTCTTCCCCAGACCCATTTCTCCCGCATGCTGGCCATCTCCGAGGCGATAGCCGGCATTATGTTCATGGCCATCTTTGTAGCCCGCATGGTTTCCCTCTATGCGGCGGAGCGCGATCGTTAG
- a CDS encoding DMT family transporter — protein sequence MIPAGVRYMFMATLFFSLMNITVKRLSYLPTVELMFFRSIISATVTFYQLRRLGIAPLGVHRRNLILRGAFGSLGLFAYFFSLQYMPLASAVTLQYLAPIFAVILGALLLGEGLSLARWCLLLLAFMGVVLISDFDPRISPTELGIALIGALSGGAAYFMIRMLRKTDHPLVVVLYFPLVSLPIVAPLSLPVWVWPASWMDALIVLIMGLTTQLAQVNLTKAYQAEPAGNVSVVAYLGAVLALIFGFLLWGETYHWISLLGILLVVASVAVSMFLKVHKPV from the coding sequence ATGATCCCTGCAGGCGTACGCTACATGTTTATGGCCACCCTGTTCTTCAGCCTGATGAACATAACGGTGAAACGCCTGAGCTACCTGCCCACGGTGGAGCTAATGTTTTTCCGATCCATCATTTCTGCCACGGTTACTTTTTACCAGCTACGCAGGCTGGGCATTGCGCCCCTAGGCGTACACCGGCGGAACCTGATTTTGCGGGGTGCTTTTGGCAGCCTGGGTTTGTTTGCTTACTTCTTCTCCTTGCAGTACATGCCCTTGGCGTCTGCCGTTACCCTCCAGTATCTGGCTCCCATATTTGCCGTGATATTGGGTGCGCTGCTGCTGGGGGAGGGCCTATCCCTCGCACGTTGGTGTCTGCTACTACTGGCCTTTATGGGGGTGGTGCTCATTAGCGACTTCGATCCCCGTATCTCCCCTACCGAGCTGGGCATCGCCCTCATCGGCGCGCTATCGGGCGGGGCTGCCTATTTCATGATCCGCATGCTGCGCAAAACAGACCATCCACTGGTGGTGGTATTGTATTTCCCCCTCGTTTCGCTACCCATTGTAGCACCCCTGTCGCTACCGGTGTGGGTGTGGCCGGCCAGCTGGATGGATGCACTCATTGTCCTCATTATGGGCCTTACTACCCAGTTGGCCCAGGTAAACCTCACCAAGGCATATCAGGCCGAGCCAGCAGGCAATGTGTCGGTGGTGGCTTATCTGGGTGCCGTGCTGGCACTCATCTTTGGTTTTCTGCTCTGGGGCGAAACCTACCACTGGATCAGCCTGCTGGGTATCCTGCTGGTAGTGGCCAGTGTGGCTGTTAGTATGTTCTTAAAAGTACATAAGCCGGTATGA
- a CDS encoding efflux RND transporter periplasmic adaptor subunit, with protein MKLSPGFLCLLVLAACSSRPQVELAPVQVRTLVASVTESGTVQPELEVAIAPDLSGEVTAIHVREGQYVHRGQLLFEIRPDNYQAALEQSTASVNAAKAEQSNAEAGVIRARNQLTQDSVNWRRQALLYKDKVVSEQEYQQAELAYSLSRASYVGALETRQAAYYRSLSAGASMRQSLDQLQRTRVYASVEGTVTYLKLEMGQRVVGTGMMAGTEVIKLADLREMQLKVSINENDIVHVRPGDTATITVDAYRDRVFSGRVTEIAYSAALQAQGTTDQVTNYAVEVRILRESYARDSSLMRGLKAHESPFRPGMSGVVQIYTDRADSVLAVPIQAVTVDRSAEPAAAGLLPTILYVWQPDGTVRTRQVSTGLSDDQYIEIKNGLKKGERIVVGPFTVIEKELEDGQAVDVMDGQATE; from the coding sequence ATGAAGCTTAGCCCCGGTTTCTTGTGCCTGCTTGTGCTGGCCGCCTGCAGCAGCCGCCCACAGGTAGAGCTGGCCCCTGTACAGGTCCGCACGCTTGTTGCCAGTGTTACAGAGTCGGGCACGGTGCAGCCCGAGCTGGAGGTGGCCATTGCCCCCGACCTCTCTGGCGAGGTAACCGCCATACACGTGCGCGAGGGGCAGTATGTGCACCGCGGGCAGCTACTGTTCGAAATCCGCCCAGACAACTACCAGGCCGCCCTGGAGCAGAGCACCGCCAGTGTAAATGCCGCCAAGGCCGAACAAAGCAATGCCGAGGCTGGGGTGATACGCGCCCGAAACCAGCTAACCCAGGACAGTGTGAACTGGCGGCGCCAGGCCCTGCTGTACAAGGACAAAGTGGTAAGCGAGCAAGAGTATCAGCAGGCCGAGCTGGCCTATAGCCTGAGCCGCGCCAGCTATGTGGGTGCACTGGAAACCCGCCAGGCTGCCTATTACCGCAGCCTGAGTGCCGGGGCTAGCATGCGCCAGAGCCTAGACCAGCTACAGCGTACGCGGGTGTATGCCAGCGTAGAGGGCACCGTTACCTACCTGAAACTGGAGATGGGCCAGCGGGTGGTAGGTACCGGAATGATGGCCGGCACGGAGGTGATAAAACTGGCCGATCTCCGCGAAATGCAGCTAAAGGTCAGCATCAATGAAAACGACATTGTGCACGTACGCCCGGGAGATACCGCCACCATTACCGTAGATGCCTACCGAGACCGTGTGTTTAGCGGCCGGGTAACCGAGATTGCCTACAGTGCTGCCCTACAGGCCCAGGGCACCACCGACCAGGTAACCAACTATGCCGTAGAGGTGCGCATCCTGCGCGAGAGCTATGCACGGGATAGCAGCCTGATGCGGGGCCTGAAGGCGCACGAAAGCCCCTTCCGCCCAGGCATGTCGGGCGTGGTGCAGATCTATACAGATCGGGCAGACTCCGTGCTTGCAGTGCCCATACAGGCCGTAACGGTAGACCGTAGTGCAGAGCCCGCTGCTGCCGGGCTGCTGCCCACCATCCTGTATGTGTGGCAGCCCGATGGTACGGTGCGCACGCGACAGGTAAGCACCGGCCTGAGCGACGACCAGTATATAGAGATAAAGAACGGCCTGAAGAAAGGCGAGCGAATAGTGGTAGGCCCCTTTACTGTGATAGAAAAGGAGCTGGAGGACGGCCAGGCCGTAGACGTAATGGATGGGCAAGCCACCGAATAA